From the Streptomonospora nanhaiensis genome, the window TTGCCAGGCACGACGGCCGCGCGGAACCCGCCGCCGGGGCCCGCGCGAGGCCCCCGCCGCGAGGAGGCGGAACCCCCTGGTGGCACCCGCGTGTCGGGTCCCTCTCCCGCGCCGCCCGCGGCGCCCGCGCCGACCACCCAAGGTGACGGCCCGCGGCCAAATCCCGTGACCTACCCGGCGCAACATGGTCGAAACATTTGCGACGAATCAGCAGAAAACGCTGCTCAGGAACGTTCGCTATGTTCCGACAACGTGCCTCACCAACAGAGCCATGTGCCTCACGGAACACGCGACGACCAGACGGGCGCGCCCGCGCCGGCCGCGCCGGAACCCGCTGTAGCCGAGGGCGCCGACTCCGGCGTCCGCCTGGCCGCGCCGGTCCTGGGCGACGGTCCGGACCTGTGGCGCCTGGCCCGCCTCGCCGGCCTGGCCCTGAACTCGCCCTACTGCTACACGCTGTGGACCCGGGACTTCGCGGCCACCAGCGTGATCGCGCGCGACTCCGGCGGGCAGGCCCGCGGCTACATCATCGGCTACGTGCGGCCCGACGCGCCCGACACCTACTTCCTGTGGCAGGTCGGGGTGGACCCGGCGTTCCGCGGGCGGTGCCTGGCGCGCCGGATGATCGACCACGTCGGCGACCGCATCACCCAGCGCGGGCTGACCCACCTGGAGGCGACCGTCACCCCCGACAACGCCGCCTCCCGCGCGCTGTTCGCCTCCTTCGCCCGGTCCCGGGGCTGCGAGGCGGTCTGGTCGCCGCTGTTCGGACCCGAGCACTTCCCGGCCGAAGCCGCGGAGGACGACGAGCACGAGGACCTGGTCCGCATCGGCCCGCTGGGACGGGCGGGCACCTGACCGCAGCGGATCCACTCCGGTAACGACACACGATCCCGACAACCCCGTGCGTCATTCGCCCGGAACCCGCGACCCGGGTCCGGGGAAAGGAATGAAGGAAGCCACCATGGAGATCTTCGACCGCCTCGAATCCGAAGTCCGCAGCTACTGCCGCAGTTGGCCGGTCGTCTTCAACGAGGCGCGGGGCAGCCACCTCTACGACGAGACAGGGCGGCCCTACCTCGACTTCTTCGCCGGCGCCGGCTCCCTGAACTACGGGCACAACAACCCGGTGCTCAAGACCAAACTCATCGAGTACCTGATGGCGGACTCCGTCGTGCACAGCCTCGACGCATACTCGGTGGCCAAACGGGAGTTCCTGACCGCCTTCGGCGACATCGTGCTGGGCCCGCGCGGGCTCGACTACAAGGTGCAGTTCCCCGGCCCGGCCGGCAACAACGCCGTCGAGGCGGCCCTCAAGCTCGCCCGCAAGTACACCGGCCGCGAGACCGTCATCAGCTTCACCAACGGCTTCCACGGCATGACCCTGGGCGCGCTCGCCGTCACCGGCAACTCCATGAAGCGCGGCGGCGCGGGCGTGCCGCTCAACCACGCGGCCACGATGCCCTTCGACGGCTACATGGACGGCCAGACGCCCGACTTCCTGTGGCTGCGCAGCCTGCTGGAGGACAGCGGCAGCGGCCTGGACGCCCCGGCCGCCGTCATCGTGGAGACGGTCCAGGGCGAGGGCGGCATCAACGTCGCCGGCGCCGAGTGGCTGCGCGGGCTTGAGGCGCTGTGCCGCGAGTACGACATGCTGCTCATCGTCGACGACATCCAGATGGGCTGCGGGCGCACGGGGCCGTTCTTCAGCTTCGAGCACGCCGGCATCACCCCTGACATCGTCACGGTGTCCAAGTCCATCAGCGGCTACGGCCTGCCACTGGCCCTCACCCTGTTCAAGCGCGAGCTGGACGTGTGGGAGCCCGGCGAGCACAACGGCACCTTCCGCGGCCCCAACCCGGCGTTCGTCACCGGCACCGCCGCGCTGGAGCACTTCTGGCGCGACGACGCGCTGGCCCGCTCCACCGCCGCCAAGGGCGCGCTGATCGAGCGCCGGCTGCGCGAGGTCGCCGACGAGCTGGGCGCCGACGAGGCCCACGTCCGCGGCCGCGGCATGGCCTGGGGGCTGGTCCTGCAGCGCGAGGGCGCGGCCAAGGCCCTCAGCCGCGAGGCGTTCGAGCGCGGCCTGCTGCTGGAGACGTCCGGACCCGAGGACGAG encodes:
- the ectA gene encoding diaminobutyrate acetyltransferase, coding for MPHGTRDDQTGAPAPAAPEPAVAEGADSGVRLAAPVLGDGPDLWRLARLAGLALNSPYCYTLWTRDFAATSVIARDSGGQARGYIIGYVRPDAPDTYFLWQVGVDPAFRGRCLARRMIDHVGDRITQRGLTHLEATVTPDNAASRALFASFARSRGCEAVWSPLFGPEHFPAEAAEDDEHEDLVRIGPLGRAGT
- the ectB gene encoding diaminobutyrate--2-oxoglutarate transaminase, producing the protein MEIFDRLESEVRSYCRSWPVVFNEARGSHLYDETGRPYLDFFAGAGSLNYGHNNPVLKTKLIEYLMADSVVHSLDAYSVAKREFLTAFGDIVLGPRGLDYKVQFPGPAGNNAVEAALKLARKYTGRETVISFTNGFHGMTLGALAVTGNSMKRGGAGVPLNHAATMPFDGYMDGQTPDFLWLRSLLEDSGSGLDAPAAVIVETVQGEGGINVAGAEWLRGLEALCREYDMLLIVDDIQMGCGRTGPFFSFEHAGITPDIVTVSKSISGYGLPLALTLFKRELDVWEPGEHNGTFRGPNPAFVTGTAALEHFWRDDALARSTAAKGALIERRLREVADELGADEAHVRGRGMAWGLVLQREGAAKALSREAFERGLLLETSGPEDEVAKLLPPLTTTEEELEQGLAIMAEAARAVMKEPLPA